One window from the genome of Brachyspira hampsonii encodes:
- a CDS encoding chromosome segregation SMC family protein — protein sequence MYIKNLNLHGFKSFAIETNIEFNEGVTVVLGPNGIGKSNIVEAFLWVMGEQSASRLRIDSSKGLESVIFHGTDTRKPSSLAQVALTLDNKSKWIKKYDTDEVIVTRKYYRKGLSEYYINDEQVRLKDIVDMFLDTGLGKNAYSVIKQGTVSEIAKQKPEERRSIIENAAGISKYLERRREAAKKLEESESNLDNVKIEIKNAEKHYKSLKEQASRTEKYYNLKDEQKKINISLNVNQVKKLKITLEDQNKSLEEHTNKKSELEKELQDLDKQKQQELLKFEETRTLSIELDKQVSLIITELTHIEKMSNQLKNQLDNAGKEKDETINRKNSLLKRIEEDKNQIAELEEEVKTIAENIEKSLKEQEAEETNIANEQNKIAALNDKISALTNENQNAALKIADARERQLEVINKIITEIDEKKKDVMGNSFYQNIGKHESDIDIGFNNLLNAINIKMNTINEFEEEGVLSNLNELSYNSLCGFIRNLGESLDTEKKDALFLQCIFKEYTKIKDPFVDLLFDKEGTYMQKEAIDKEIADLESFIKNNVEKIEEINNEIKIAADNINRGNANLTTLTIERAKYETNKKASEDRKEMILKSMKMIEDEFASLNEKISRLEEEYKKLNEEYKENSINYKELEKKKSKTESESRHKANEIKKAESALSNFETSLAKRIKRLNEINENITRVGERINQSNDKIKDIYTHFYENYALNLKDFEENTQNLIDEESYKNKLNTINERIKNLGHINEMALDEYQEAKNRFEFLTKQKEDLEKSKEEILKIIADANKKAGEDFLKTFNEINKKFSETFKILFGGGNAGLKIQNEEDLLNSPIDIFAQPPGKRMENIVSYSGGELTMTGLALVFAIFLYRPSPFCILDEVDAALDGANIIRYKNMVKNLSDKTQFLIITHDEVSATIADAYYGITAEEKGVSKIFTVKVDKDGKVNGSEEKLVNQD from the coding sequence ATGTACATAAAGAATCTTAATTTGCACGGATTCAAATCATTTGCCATAGAAACAAATATAGAATTTAATGAAGGTGTTACTGTAGTGCTTGGACCAAATGGAATAGGTAAAAGCAATATAGTAGAAGCTTTCCTATGGGTTATGGGTGAACAGTCCGCAAGCAGATTAAGAATAGACAGTTCCAAAGGGCTTGAAAGCGTAATATTTCATGGTACGGATACTAGAAAACCATCATCTCTCGCACAGGTTGCTCTCACTTTAGATAATAAATCAAAATGGATAAAAAAATACGATACAGATGAAGTTATAGTTACAAGAAAATACTATAGAAAAGGATTGTCAGAATACTATATTAATGATGAACAGGTAAGATTAAAAGATATAGTTGATATGTTTTTGGACACTGGGCTTGGTAAAAATGCATATTCTGTTATTAAGCAGGGTACAGTTTCAGAAATAGCAAAACAGAAACCTGAAGAGAGAAGAAGTATTATAGAAAATGCTGCAGGAATAAGTAAATATCTCGAAAGAAGAAGGGAAGCTGCTAAAAAGTTAGAAGAGTCCGAAAGTAACCTTGATAATGTAAAAATAGAAATAAAGAACGCTGAAAAACATTATAAATCTCTAAAAGAACAGGCATCAAGAACTGAAAAATATTATAATCTTAAAGATGAGCAGAAAAAAATAAATATAAGTTTAAATGTTAATCAAGTAAAAAAATTAAAAATCACTTTAGAAGATCAAAATAAAAGCCTTGAAGAACATACAAATAAAAAATCGGAGTTGGAAAAAGAACTTCAGGATTTAGATAAACAGAAACAGCAGGAGCTTTTGAAATTTGAAGAAACAAGAACATTATCTATAGAACTTGATAAACAGGTTTCACTAATAATAACAGAGCTTACTCATATAGAAAAGATGTCAAATCAATTAAAAAATCAGCTTGATAATGCGGGTAAAGAAAAAGATGAAACTATTAACAGAAAAAACTCTCTTTTAAAAAGAATAGAAGAAGATAAAAATCAAATAGCCGAACTTGAAGAAGAAGTAAAAACTATAGCTGAAAATATAGAAAAATCTCTTAAAGAACAAGAAGCAGAAGAAACTAATATTGCAAATGAGCAAAATAAAATAGCTGCTCTAAATGATAAAATATCTGCCTTAACAAATGAGAATCAAAATGCTGCATTAAAAATTGCTGATGCAAGAGAAAGACAATTAGAAGTTATAAATAAAATAATCACAGAAATAGATGAAAAGAAAAAAGATGTAATGGGCAACAGCTTTTATCAAAATATAGGAAAGCATGAAAGTGATATTGATATAGGTTTTAATAATCTTCTTAATGCTATAAATATAAAGATGAACACTATAAATGAATTTGAAGAAGAGGGAGTATTATCAAATTTAAATGAACTTAGCTACAATTCATTATGCGGTTTTATAAGAAATTTAGGGGAAAGTTTAGATACAGAGAAAAAAGATGCATTATTTCTGCAATGTATATTTAAAGAGTATACCAAAATAAAAGATCCTTTTGTAGATTTGCTTTTTGACAAGGAAGGTACTTATATGCAGAAAGAAGCTATAGACAAGGAAATTGCTGATTTAGAAAGTTTTATAAAAAATAATGTAGAAAAAATTGAAGAGATAAATAATGAAATAAAAATAGCCGCAGATAATATTAATAGAGGAAATGCTAATCTCACTACCCTAACAATAGAAAGAGCAAAATACGAAACTAATAAAAAAGCATCTGAAGACAGAAAAGAAATGATATTAAAAAGTATGAAGATGATAGAAGATGAATTTGCCTCACTTAATGAAAAAATAAGCAGATTAGAAGAAGAATATAAAAAACTTAATGAAGAATATAAAGAAAACTCTATTAATTATAAAGAATTAGAAAAGAAAAAATCAAAAACAGAAAGCGAATCCAGACATAAAGCAAATGAAATAAAAAAAGCGGAATCTGCATTATCAAATTTTGAAACTAGCCTTGCTAAAAGAATTAAAAGACTTAATGAAATAAATGAAAATATAACAAGAGTTGGAGAGAGAATAAATCAAAGCAATGATAAAATAAAAGATATTTATACTCATTTCTATGAAAACTATGCTCTTAACTTAAAAGACTTTGAAGAAAATACACAGAACTTAATAGATGAAGAATCATATAAAAATAAACTAAATACTATCAATGAAAGAATAAAGAATCTCGGACATATAAATGAGATGGCACTTGATGAATATCAGGAAGCTAAAAACAGATTTGAATTTCTTACAAAACAAAAAGAAGATTTAGAAAAATCAAAAGAGGAAATATTAAAAATTATAGCCGATGCTAATAAAAAAGCCGGTGAAGATTTTCTAAAAACATTTAATGAAATAAATAAAAAATTCTCAGAAACATTTAAAATATTATTCGGCGGAGGAAATGCCGGACTTAAAATACAAAATGAAGAAGATTTATTAAATAGTCCTATAGATATATTTGCTCAGCCTCCGGGAAAGAGAATGGAAAATATTGTATCATATTCAGGAGGAGAGCTTACTATGACAGGGCTTGCTTTAGTATTTGCAATATTTCTATACCGTCCTAGTCCTTTCTGTATACTTGATGAGGTGGATGCGGCACTTGACGGAGCAAATATTATTAGATATAAAAACATGGTTAAAAACCTATCTGACAAAACTCAATTCTTAATCATTACGCATGATGAAGTATCTGCTACTATAGCCGATGCTTATTACGGAATAACTGCTGAAGAGAAAGGTGTTTCAAAAATATTTACAGTTAAAGTGGATAAAGACGGCAAGGTAAATGGAAGTGAAGAAAAGCTAGTTAATCAGGATTAA
- a CDS encoding Imm17 family immunity protein has protein sequence MFILDAIFKWNWLLNNNSSNSMIDIYEVLGEIGVRILTGILGLIIIISCIIIFG, from the coding sequence ATGTTTATTCTGGATGCAATTTTTAAATGGAATTGGCTTTTAAACAATAACAGCTCAAATTCCATGATAGATATATATGAAGTTCTTGGAGAGATTGGAGTTAGAATACTCACAGGAATTTTAGGACTTATAATAATAATAAGCTGTATAATTATATTTGGATAG
- a CDS encoding uracil-DNA glycosylase family protein, producing MNIEKHIFDDINFFPNKMKILILGTFPVPLYSNKEKFSKLSIKEQNNAWYYSSKRSEFWKIIADCFDIDYKNGSDFIFNKSKKKKIFEENKIGIADVFLKCERKNENSSKDTDLIILEYNNILSNIVTDENNYKDLELIIFTSRFTENHFFKIINDIKYGIEESKEAYQYYNYGANEKCISIDIINAIRERYLYVNSLRKIKLATITLKISPIKGVSLYSTKKELYKYYLNNTKNKS from the coding sequence ATGAATATTGAAAAACATATATTTGATGATATTAATTTCTTTCCTAATAAAATGAAAATTTTAATATTAGGTACTTTTCCTGTTCCATTATATTCTAATAAAGAAAAGTTTAGTAAATTAAGCATAAAAGAGCAAAATAATGCTTGGTATTATTCAAGTAAAAGAAGTGAGTTTTGGAAAATAATTGCTGACTGCTTTGATATAGATTATAAAAATGGAAGTGATTTTATTTTTAATAAGAGCAAGAAGAAAAAAATCTTTGAAGAAAATAAAATAGGAATAGCAGATGTATTTTTAAAATGTGAGAGAAAAAATGAGAATAGTTCCAAAGACACTGATTTAATAATATTGGAATATAATAATATACTTAGCAATATTGTAACAGATGAAAATAATTATAAAGATTTAGAACTTATTATATTTACAAGCCGCTTTACAGAAAATCACTTTTTTAAAATAATTAATGATATTAAATATGGCATAGAAGAAAGCAAAGAGGCTTATCAATATTATAATTATGGAGCAAATGAAAAATGTATAAGCATTGATATAATAAATGCCATAAGAGAAAGATATTTATATGTTAATAGTTTAAGAAAGATTAAATTAGCCACAATAACTTTAAAAATAAGTCCTATAAAGGGAGTAAGTCTATATTCTACCAAGAAAGAACTTTATAAATATTATTTAAATAATACAAAAAATAAATCATAA
- a CDS encoding ankyrin repeat domain-containing protein: MRYLSFILIFLNAFFVLFAQTPNTGRLDQLLDYANAGDTNGIKRLISQGSISNFIDFGDNQGHNALITAASKGYKDIVLLLLSQNANVNLTCIHGKTALIYAADAGYVDIVSYLLAKNANPNIKINGGTTALLQAAGKGYYSIVEMIVNANADLRMMGTYRSGNDDGINYNMTPLMVASFNNHDLIVRLLLDKGSDINYINEYGANALFYAIARGNNDIARLLLERGADANVVASYGPYGNITPLALASTLGLTDVISSLLIGKSDINFKMRDGRTALIWAAISGKSDAVNALIMNKADLNIADNDGKTALMFAAENGDYISAEYLINAGAYLNTLDKFKKTALMYAMENGNTEVVDLLTRASLTYNK, translated from the coding sequence ATGCGTTATTTAAGTTTTATTTTAATATTTTTAAATGCTTTTTTTGTATTATTTGCACAAACACCTAATACAGGAAGATTAGATCAGTTATTGGATTATGCTAATGCAGGAGATACTAACGGCATAAAAAGATTAATCTCTCAAGGCTCTATTTCAAATTTTATAGACTTTGGGGATAATCAGGGACATAATGCCTTAATCACAGCAGCCTCAAAAGGATATAAGGATATTGTACTTCTCCTTCTATCCCAAAATGCAAATGTTAATCTCACATGCATACATGGAAAAACAGCTTTAATTTATGCTGCCGATGCCGGATATGTTGATATAGTTTCTTATCTGCTTGCAAAAAACGCTAACCCTAATATAAAAATAAACGGCGGAACAACAGCATTACTTCAGGCTGCAGGAAAAGGATACTACAGCATAGTTGAAATGATAGTTAATGCTAATGCCGATTTAAGAATGATGGGAACTTATAGAAGCGGAAATGATGACGGAATAAATTATAATATGACTCCTTTAATGGTAGCTTCTTTTAATAATCATGATTTAATAGTAAGATTATTATTAGACAAAGGCAGTGATATTAATTATATAAATGAATATGGTGCTAATGCTTTATTCTATGCTATAGCCAGAGGAAATAATGATATTGCAAGGCTTTTATTGGAAAGAGGTGCTGATGCCAATGTAGTAGCTTCTTACGGACCTTATGGAAATATTACACCTCTTGCCTTAGCTTCTACATTAGGCTTAACAGATGTAATATCATCATTACTCATAGGAAAATCCGATATAAACTTTAAAATGCGAGACGGCAGAACAGCTTTAATATGGGCGGCTATTTCAGGAAAAAGTGATGCAGTTAATGCACTTATTATGAATAAAGCAGACTTAAATATTGCTGATAATGATGGAAAAACTGCTTTAATGTTTGCTGCCGAAAATGGCGATTATATTTCAGCAGAATATTTGATTAATGCAGGTGCTTATTTAAATACTTTAGATAAATTTAAAAAGACTGCTCTAATGTATGCTATGGAAAATGGTAATACAGAAGTTGTAGATTTACTTACCAGAGCAAGCCTAACCTATAATAAATAA
- a CDS encoding redox-sensing transcriptional repressor Rex, protein MISRTQIMRLLKYKNALRRMKSFGFIKAYSNNLGDAIGITSVQVRKDFSLFNISGNKKGGYNIDDLLEQIDSILGKQISHNIILVGYGKIGKALVNYRGFESESIKIVAAFDHNPEKIDRDAAIPILPIEELKDFIINNKIEIAILTVPDLEAQRMFDVICNAGIKGVLNFAPIKLLERPDCIINDVNIADEIESLFYFINDVKDTNYSSGKKNKEKADK, encoded by the coding sequence ATGATTAGCAGAACACAAATTATGCGTTTATTAAAATATAAAAATGCTCTAAGACGCATGAAGAGTTTTGGATTTATAAAAGCATATTCTAATAACTTGGGGGATGCAATAGGTATAACTTCGGTTCAGGTAAGAAAAGACTTTTCATTATTTAATATATCTGGAAATAAGAAGGGCGGATATAATATAGATGATTTATTAGAGCAAATTGATAGCATATTAGGAAAACAAATATCTCATAATATTATATTAGTAGGATATGGTAAAATAGGAAAAGCATTGGTTAATTACAGAGGCTTTGAAAGCGAATCTATAAAGATAGTTGCAGCATTTGACCATAACCCTGAAAAAATAGATAGAGATGCCGCCATTCCTATACTTCCTATAGAGGAATTAAAAGATTTCATAATTAATAATAAAATAGAGATAGCAATATTAACTGTACCTGATTTGGAAGCTCAAAGAATGTTTGATGTTATATGTAATGCTGGTATAAAAGGAGTATTAAATTTTGCTCCTATAAAACTTTTAGAGAGACCTGATTGTATAATCAATGATGTTAATATAGCTGATGAGATTGAATCTTTATTCTACTTTATAAACGATGTGAAAGATACTAATTATTCTTCCGGAAAAAAAAATAAAGAGAAAGCGGATAAATAA
- a CDS encoding NAD-dependent deacylase — MTDYKLIAQTIKESKYAVAFTGAGISVESGVPPFRGENGLWEKHGSQFAEISYFMKHQKESWNSLKKVFYDPITDVKPNKAHIVLANLEKMGIMRSVITQNIDNLHQEAGSKIVYELHGTAKYAVCMKCKTRYKISKEILAMDPPSCEKCGSTLKPDFVFFGEQLPAIDFNSSIEDAQKSDLFIIVGTGGEVMPAAQIPHIAKRSGAKIMEINPAPSSFTNSIVDIYIQEKAGVAFTEIEKYL, encoded by the coding sequence ATGACAGATTATAAATTAATAGCACAAACAATAAAAGAATCAAAATATGCAGTAGCTTTTACAGGAGCAGGCATAAGTGTTGAAAGCGGGGTACCTCCGTTCAGAGGTGAAAATGGCCTTTGGGAGAAGCATGGAAGTCAGTTCGCTGAAATATCTTATTTTATGAAGCATCAGAAAGAATCTTGGAATTCATTAAAAAAAGTTTTTTATGATCCTATTACAGATGTAAAACCTAATAAAGCTCATATAGTATTAGCAAATTTAGAAAAAATGGGGATTATGAGAAGTGTAATTACTCAAAATATTGATAATCTTCATCAGGAAGCCGGAAGTAAAATAGTATATGAACTTCATGGCACAGCTAAATATGCAGTATGTATGAAATGCAAAACAAGATATAAAATCAGTAAAGAAATACTTGCCATGGATCCGCCTTCATGTGAAAAATGCGGATCTACCTTAAAACCTGACTTTGTATTTTTTGGTGAACAGCTTCCTGCAATAGATTTTAACTCTTCAATAGAAGATGCACAAAAAAGCGACTTGTTTATTATAGTAGGTACAGGCGGTGAGGTAATGCCGGCAGCTCAAATTCCTCATATAGCTAAAAGGTCCGGAGCAAAGATTATGGAAATTAATCCTGCACCTTCCAGCTTTACTAATTCTATAGTTGATATTTATATACAAGAAAAGGCAGGTGTAGCTTTTACAGAAATAGAAAAATATTTATGA
- a CDS encoding bacteriohemerythrin, with product MEQMAEVIVKKGWIKWEDRFKTGYKRIDNQHKELVNIINDLYETGVRGDIRDDEVQKSFKEIIKRTIDYATYHFAYEEKIMNAINYSGSKDHISKHRAFSLKIVDEVNSYERGDDLVIKDFITFLKDWLLNHIVLEDKKFIAEVKTTLAKMYEEEIN from the coding sequence ATGGAACAAATGGCAGAAGTTATTGTTAAAAAAGGCTGGATTAAATGGGAAGATAGATTTAAAACTGGTTATAAAAGAATAGATAATCAGCATAAAGAGTTAGTTAATATTATAAATGATCTTTATGAAACAGGTGTTAGAGGTGATATTAGAGATGATGAAGTACAAAAATCATTTAAAGAAATCATCAAAAGAACTATAGACTATGCCACTTATCACTTTGCCTATGAAGAAAAAATTATGAATGCCATAAATTATTCCGGATCTAAAGACCATATATCTAAACATAGAGCATTCTCTCTCAAAATAGTTGATGAAGTTAATAGTTATGAGCGAGGTGATGATTTAGTAATTAAAGATTTTATTACTTTTTTAAAAGATTGGCTGCTTAATCATATAGTGCTTGAAGATAAAAAATTTATAGCTGAAGTAAAAACTACATTAGCTAAAATGTATGAAGAAGAAATAAATTGA
- a CDS encoding bacteriohemerythrin: MKEKYIVWEDKYKVGYKRIDDQHLELIEIINDLHDCMDNKDSKDESLKSQFKKALIKTVDYVAYHFSCEEKIMHAIKYNKIIEHSSYHREFAQTIFNYVKSYENGSLDAINNLVQYLKDWFLNHILVTDKKFIKEVKEALEKLSKE; the protein is encoded by the coding sequence ATGAAAGAAAAATACATAGTGTGGGAAGATAAATATAAGGTAGGATATAAAAGAATAGATGATCAGCATTTGGAATTAATAGAGATAATTAATGATTTGCATGATTGTATGGATAATAAAGATTCAAAAGATGAATCTCTTAAATCACAGTTTAAAAAGGCTTTAATAAAAACTGTTGATTATGTAGCATATCATTTTTCTTGCGAAGAAAAAATAATGCATGCTATTAAATACAATAAAATAATAGAACATTCTTCATACCATAGAGAATTTGCACAAACAATCTTTAATTATGTAAAATCCTATGAAAATGGTTCTTTAGATGCTATTAATAATTTAGTTCAGTATCTAAAAGATTGGTTTTTAAACCATATTTTAGTTACAGATAAAAAATTTATAAAGGAAGTTAAGGAAGCATTAGAAAAACTTTCTAAAGAATAA